agctccaaagagccAGGTCttgattaaccccttgcctcaccaAGAAAAGGCCTAGGAAAAGGTCTCCGGTCTTCGAGCCAACACCCCTAGGTACTTCTCTTTGGTTTCAAGTGACCACTAAGATCCCCAACTTGAACACCAAAAGAACACCACAAGTGAGGCTTGCTCTACCAAGACGACCTCCTAAACCTCACCTCGGATTCCACTCACTGAGTATTCCGTTTCCTTTCAGAGGTGGAATAACGCCCTCACAAACTTGCCCGGGTCAATCCACAACATTGTTGGAAActcgcgggcgacacctaaccatCTAGAAGGTCaccctccaagagtaacaagcttCAAGTGATAGCCCAACGAGATACACCAAGTGCTCAAGTCATCCTATCCTTCAAAACCTTCTCCAATCCTCACCACCACCCTCAAATTCACTCTCTCACTCAATAAGTGCACAAGATTTGGGTGGAGGAAGCAAACTTACATTGGGAGAGGCTAGAACAAGCTAGGGAACACAAGAACTAAAGTGGAATGGCTAAAGAATGAGCTGGGGTCGAGTTGGCTaaatataacggctaggtgacgtcatctagccgttactcacataTTTGAACTGGAGGGttgccaggaggttccgggcctgggtgccaggaacttccgggtaacacttaggaaaattttcaacctcACCTCAGCGCCAGGAAGTTCTGGACAGAACCTCCGGGTGGGACTCTCTGTCCCAAGTAGAGCCATTTTCAAAAACAGCtcctaaaaatatttcaacacTTGGACACTACTAAGAGCACTTGTGTTATCTCAGAACCACACttggaacccctcttaatagaaCGGCTTTTCCTAAATTCAAAGCGAAAAAGTAAACTAGTCTAACTCGGCCCCGAGTCTTCTCGCCGCTTTGATTTTGATGATTTgggggggtctccaagcatcctAGCCCACTCCTAAGCAACCTGGGACTAATACACCACTAGGAATGTCATCTTCTTGCTTCACCTTGAGGGTTCTCAACGTCAACGCCATTTCACTATTAAGACTATTCTCACCTACACTCATTAAGCATATTAGTCCCAAATCAATTATATCTTTGCCTTGATCAATGCCCACTTTGGATTTTGACTTGATGTTCATCGAAGAACCACATCCTCTTGATCCTCGGCATTCCATCTTGCGGTCTTCTTATAATTGATACGGATTACTCATAACTTCAAATGGCCTCGCACGGTCCATCATGACCATCATGACAAAAGCCttcactcgcccttcaccaccggattCGGTCCATCGGCGCCAAGCctcttgcttgcccttcaccccCCGCATGGTCCATTATAGCCGagccttgcttgcccttcaccgttTTGCCATAAATAACCACTTCATACCCCGCATCATCAATGTCTTCACTTGCTCCTCATCAAGGTATAATGTCCATCTTCTAGCCGAGCCTTGCTTTCTCTTCACCGGTTTGCCATAGATAGCCATTTCATACCCCGCATCATCAATGTCTTCACTTGCTACTCATTAAGGTATAATGTCCATCTTCTAGCTTCAATCTTTTAACTTGATGCCGGAACTTAACCTAATCTCACCAACTCATGGAAATAGTTAGTTCCAACAATgggttgtcattaatcaccaaaacaatCACCGCACTCTTAGGATCATAGATATTCCAATCTCCCCTTACAAGGCAATTCTAGTGCATAGATCTTTCAAAATTGTCTAACTCTTAAGTTCACGTTAAGATGCTATTCATTTAGGATGAATTAAGGTTGCACAGAGAGATTCATTGCGCAGCAAAGAGAGACAAAACGAGATCCTTCGTTCATTAAGATTTGTAAACAAAGAGGGAACACCAGTAGGGAACTTAATATATCAGAGTAAAAGAAATTTACTTACAAATAATTAACTCATCCATACGATTTTAATTCCCAGAAGGTAGAATAGCATTGAATTGCAGGTAAATTCAGAACCGTAGTTTTCTTTAACACCATGATCAAAACTCTAGTAAATTTGGAATTACGCAAATCTTACACTGCAAAATCTCACCAGTGGACCAGCAATTATCTCATCTCAACCCTATAGAACACGTACGATCAAGGAGCAAACATAAATAAGATCCCCTAATTAATACAAAACGATCACTCTAATAACACTACTAGTCTTACTACTAATTAATATTTTGATAGCAAAGTGTCACAGCTTCAGCTTCAACTTCGCATCAGTctccactcttcttcttcttcttctccgactgctcgtcgccgccgcggcctggCCCCTTCTGCTGCCGctgcgctgccggcggcggctcgtcgcGCGACTTGGAGACCATCATCCCCATTGCCGGCGTCGCGTATAACCTCTCCTTCGCCCTCTCCTTGCGTGCGCATTGCTTCCTTCTGGAGGAGTTGTACGTCGTCCCCGACGCGCGCTGCAGTCCGTGCGAGCTCatgccggcgagcatgcgcgcgcggccggcgcgctcGTACCGCGGCgcgtcctccacctcctcctcgagctcgcACAGGTCGTCCGCCAGCTCGTCGCACAtcacgtcgccggcgaaccccggcgccgacgcctccaccgcctcccGGCGAAGCTGGAGCGTCCGCGCCGCCTCGGCGTGGTCGCCgcgctcggccgccgcccgcgcgatCGCGATGTCCTCGGTTGCCTCCACGCGCACGCGCTCCCGTTCCACCTCCATGGACACCTCCTGGTCCGCCGCGGACACTTCCAGGGGCCGCCTCACGacggcgtcctcgccggcggcgacgtcgatgGTTCGCCCGGTCACCGTGTCGCGGTACGTGCAGCTGAGCTTGATCAGCTGGGTGGCGTCCTCCGTGGCTTCGGCGATCGGCACGTTGATGAACAGGAGGAAGCGCCGCTCCTCGTCGGCGTAGAGCTCGCCGACTTCGACCGACGCGGCGCGGCCGTCCGCGTCGACGCGGCTCTCGTAGCGCCCCGACTTGATCTCCCGGACGAGCACGCCCGGGCTCGAGCACGCCACGGCGATGCGCGCGTCCTGCACGGCGACGGAAAGGAGCCCTCCGATGCACTGCGCGAACGAGTCCTGGATGGCCGCCTCGTTCTCGACGAAGGAGAACGTGCCGCCCGTCGACTCCGCGATGGTGTtcatcgccgccgcgtcgtggtCGGCGCCGAAGCCGAACGTGTGGATCGGCGCGAgctggccgcggccgccggaaGACGCGAACGAAGGCGGCACGAGGTCCATGTAACTCATGCCATTGCCGCGCCTCGGGACGACGTACGAGTCCTTCCCGTCGGACAGGAGGATGACGCTCGAGACGGCGTTCTTGTGCCGGCGGTCGCCGAGAACGCGGCCGGCCACGCGGAGGCCGTCGCCGATGTTCGTGGCGGAGTCATCGACGAGGGACTCGACGGCGCGCTTCGCCGTGGCCTTCCCGACCTCCGACATGCGGAGGAGCCGCGTCCGGCGGCTCGCCTCAGTCGAGAAGGAGACGACGCAGAGGCGGTCGGCGGGGCCGAGGTTGTCGATGACGAACCCCATGGCCTTCTTCACCAACGCCAGCTTCCTCCCCGCCATGCTCCCGCTCACGTCGAGCACCGTCACGAGGTCGAGCGgcgcgcgcgacgccgccgccgccgcggccccggCCGCCTTGGCGTGCACGAGCACGGCGAACTTGTCCCGGGACGCGCCCCTCGCCACGGCCGGGTACTCGCAGTGCGCCTTGACCACCAATCCAGCCGCGGCATCGCCGtcagtcgccgccgcctgctcgcCGGCCGGCTCCACCGGATCGTCGTCGGCGTACAGGGGaggctcgtcgtcgtcatcaggctccaccgccgcggccgacgacgaggacagCGCCGGCACGTCGCTCCAGCGCGCGTTGCAGAGCGGGCAGACGCGGCGGCCGTGCGCGACGTTCCGGGCGATGCAGCGGTTGTGGAAGGTGTGGGAGCACTCCGCCGTGAAGATGGCCTGCCCGCCGGCGATCTCGCCGAGGCAGATGGCGCACGGATCGGTCTCTCTCTCCATGGGTACGACCGTACGACGAAGTGACGAACAGTTGGGACCTCTGGTAGCTTCCTCGTGCGAAACCCTAACGATAGATGCGAGTCTTTATAACTGCGGCGACTTCAATTAAGGAGATAGATAGCATCCGTGCACTTCAAGTgcaaggtttgttttttttttttgaataaagtTAAGTTCAAGGAATTAACTGAAGAGAACATTCCAATTAACACGTATCTCCACTCATAACACTctcaattaaattttaggccttgtttggatGTACCACGTTCCTGGCCCATAGACGTTTTTGTGCCAAGATAGGGGACCAATCGGATTGgagtaagttcactttaggtcctcaTGTTGACATCGAGTTTAAATCACTCTTAACCGCAAAACCAAATATAACTAGAGGTCAGGAACAGTATTGTACTATTGTGTCTAGTTCCGACTGACATAGTGACATGGCATGTTAATTATGATCAACCCGGCTAATTCAGTGTGAAACCCTGGTGGCAGGGGCTATCGTCCTCTACCCCTCAACTCCTCAGGTGCGTCGAGGTTGAAAAATTACATTAGGCTAGGCACATAACATTTGACAacggttttttttcctttggcaCGTGAGATCACGTGATGGCTACAACATCACCAACACAAAAATGTTGCAACACAACAAAACTTCCTTGTTGCAATGTTTACCACGATATATTTACAATAGGTGTGACATGGTGCACGGGAGGTGTTCGTCCGTTCTagcttcttctcctctccctgtcccgctgctgctgctgcggcggcggcggcggcggccgcgtcagCTCCCGCGACCTGCGCGACCGGTCGAGCATGTCCAGCATCGCCGGCGTCACGTACGACACGGTGATCCCCGTCGGGAGCTCCGACgatcccccgcctccgccgtgagcgtggcggcgcggcgccaccTCGCCGGACATCTGCCTCGACGTGGCGCGCTGCTGCGCGTGCGAGCTCAGCCCGGCGAGCACGTACGCGCGCCCGGACAGCTCGTACTGCCGCCGGTCCGCCACGCGGGCGCGCATCTCCCGCAGCTCCCCGGACAGCGCCGCGCACATGGCGTCcccggcgcgcgccgcggcggaccGCGCCACCGCGCGCTGCCTGCTCCGGAggatc
Above is a window of Oryza sativa Japonica Group chromosome 10, ASM3414082v1 DNA encoding:
- the LOC107278368 gene encoding E3 ubiquitin-protein ligase WAV3-like is translated as MERETDPCAICLGEIAGGQAIFTAECSHTFHNRCIARNVAHGRRVCPLCNARWSDVPALSSSSAAAVEPDDDDEPPLYADDDPVEPAGEQAAATDGDAAAGLVVKAHCEYPAVARGASRDKFAVLVHAKAAGAAAAAASRAPLDLVTVLDVSGSMAGRKLALVKKAMGFVIDNLGPADRLCVVSFSTEASRRTRLLRMSEVGKATAKRAVESLVDDSATNIGDGLRVAGRVLGDRRHKNAVSSVILLSDGKDSYVVPRRGNGMSYMDLVPPSFASSGGRGQLAPIHTFGFGADHDAAAMNTIAESTGGTFSFVENEAAIQDSFAQCIGGLLSVAVQDARIAVACSSPGVLVREIKSGRYESRVDADGRAASVEVGELYADEERRFLLFINVPIAEATEDATQLIKLSCTYRDTVTGRTIDVAAGEDAVVRRPLEVSAADQEVSMEVERERVRVEATEDIAIARAAAERGDHAEAARTLQLRREAVEASAPGFAGDVMCDELADDLCELEEEVEDAPRYERAGRARMLAGMSSHGLQRASGTTYNSSRRKQCARKERAKERLYATPAMGMMVSKSRDEPPPAAQRQQKGPGRGGDEQSEKKKKKSGD